In the Hordeum vulgare subsp. vulgare chromosome 7H, MorexV3_pseudomolecules_assembly, whole genome shotgun sequence genome, one interval contains:
- the LOC123412398 gene encoding serine/threonine-protein kinase RIPK-like: MGFRKGLLACFGPGGGDEEAEQEARPRPGTGAARRRRTVMNLRSLSLEDLSRTLATTSLHAFTLDELKSVTKNFSTSNFLGEGGFGPVYKGSVGGALRPGLAAQQVAVKYLDLDSDGVQGHREWLAEVVYLGMLSHPHLVKLLGFCNQDDHRMLVYEYMPRGSLENHLFNNPLAPLPWSTRLKIAVGAAKGLAFLHEADTPVIYRDFKASNILLDSDYAAKLSDFGLAKEGPKGDDTHVTTRVMGTHGYAAPEYILTGHLTAKSDVYSFGVVLLELLTGRRSVDKRRRGREQNLVDWARPYLRRADDRLHRVMDPGMESQYSTRAARGAAAVAHSCLQSVPKARPRMRDVVDALEPLLALDDDVPMGPFVFTVGEPEPASAAAAGKGSGAGDDEPAAAQGKWHVKSAVHADSPLRKGDCWVTSAAKRPESPPGVI, encoded by the exons ATGGGGTTCAGGAAGGGCCTCCTGGCGTGCTTCGGCCCGGGCGGAGGAGACGAGGAGGCGGAGCAGGAGGCGCGGCCGAGGCCGGGGAcgggggcggcgcggcggcggcgcacGGTGATGAACCTGCGGTCGCTCTCGCTGGAGGACCTGTCGCGGACGCTGGCGACGACGAGCCTGCACGCCTTCACCCTGGACGAGCTCAAGTCCGTGACCAAGAACTTCTCCACCTCCAACTTCCTCGGCGAGGGCGGCTTCGGCCCCGTCTACAAGGGCTCCGTCGGCGGCGCCCTCCGCCCCGGCCTCGCCGCGCAGCAGGTCGCCGTCAAGTACCTCGACCTCGACAGCGACGGCGTGCAGGGGCATCGCGAGTGGCTG GCGGAGGTGGTGTATCTGGGGATGCTGAGCCACCCGCACCTGGTGAAGCTGCTGGGGTTCTGCAACCAGGACGACCACCGCATGCTCGTCTACGAGTACATGCCCCGGGGCAGCCTCGAGAACCACCTCTTCAACA ATCCGCTGGCGCCGCTGCCATGGTCGACGCGGCTCAAGATCGCCGTCGGCGCGGCCAAGGGGCTGGCCTTCCTGCACGAGGCCGACACCCCCGTCATCTACCGCGACTTCAAGGCCTCCAACATCCTTCTCGACTCG GACTACGCGGCGAAGCTGTCGGACTTCGGGCTGGCCAAGGAGGGGCCAAAGGGGGACGACACGCACGTGACGACGCGGGTGATGGGCACGCACGGCTACGCGGCGCCGGAGTACATCCTCACGGGCCACCTCACGGCCAAGAGCGACGTCTACAGCTTCGGGGTGGTGCTCCTGGAGCTGCTCACGGGCCGGCGCTCCGTCGACAAGCGCCGGCGCGGCCGGGAGCAGAACCTCGTGGACTGGGCGCGCCCCTACCTGCGCCGCGCCGACGACAGGCTGCACCGCGTCATGGACCCCGGCATGGAGTCGCAGTACTCGACGCGGGCGGCCCGGGGCGCGGCGGCCGTGGCGCACTCCTGCCTGCAGAGCGTGCCCAAGGCGCGGCCCCGGATGCGCGACGTCGTGGACGCCCTCGAGCCGCTGCTCGCGCTCGACGACGACGTGCCCATGGGGCCATTCGTGTTCACGGTCGGCGAGCCGGAGCCggcctcggcggcggcggcggggaaggGGAGCGGCGCCGGGGACGACGAGCCGGCGGCCGCGCAGGGAAAGTGGCACGTGAAGTCGGCCGTGCACGCGGACAGCCCGCTGCGCAAGGGCGACTGCTGGGTCACCAGCGCCGCCAAACGGCCGGAGAGCCCCCCCGGCGTGATCTGA